The segment TGCCGCCGGGGTCGAGCTTGGCCTGGATCCCGAGCTCTCCCTCATGATTTCCCGCGAGACCGTAGCAGGCGCGGGTTTTATGCTCGCCGAGCCCGGAGCAGACCCCACTGCGCTCCGCATCGCCGTGACGAGTCCCAACGGCACCACGGAACGCGCCATCGCGGCGTTCAACGACGGCGGGATACCTGCGATCATCGCCGACGGAGCCCGCGCTGCAGCGGCCCGGGCTGCGGAAATCACGCAGCAGCTCGCCTAGGCTTGCCCCAAGAGTCAGCTACGGCCGCGCCGCGAACCGTTCCAACAGGTCCACATGTCCGGACACAATCAGCATGTCGCGGCCGGAAACTTTCGTGTCCGGCCGGGCGTAGGTGAAGTCTTCGCCCGGGGATTTCACGCCGACAATGGTCACGCCGTACTTGGAACGGACCTTGGACTCATCCAAGGTGAAGCCCACAGTTTCCTTGGGCGGGTACATTTTCACGATGGCGAAATCGTCGTCGAACTCGATGAAGTCCAGCATGCGCCCGGAGACCAGGTGTGCTGCACGGACGCCGGCGTCGGCCTCGGGGTAGATGACGTGGTTTGCGCCTATGCGGGTGAGGATCTTGCCGTGCGAGGCCGTGATGGCTTTCACCCAAAGGTGTTCGATGCCAAGATCCACGAGGTTAACCGTGATGAGCACTGAGGACTCGATCGACGTTCCCACGCCCACCACGGCGGAGCTGAATTCCTGCGCGCCGAGTTGGCGGAGGGCATCGATGTTGGTGGCGTCCGCCTCGACTACGTGGGTCAGCACGGAAGCCCAGTTCTGGACGAGCGTGCGGTCCCGCTCGATGGCCAGGACTTCGCGTCCCTGCTTGACGAGCTGCTCGGCGGTGGCTGCACCGAATCGGCCCAAGCCGATCACCAGCACGGGCGCGTTGTGCGCCGGCCGGTTGGGGGCGCCTGTTGAATTAGCCAATGATCGGCCTCTCTTCCGGATAATGGAATAGCTGCCTGCGCTGGCGGAGGGCCAGGGCGGAGGCAAGGGTTATGGTGCCGATGCGGCCGGCGAACATGAGGGCGGCGAGAACGTAGACCCCCGACGGCGGCAGTTCGGCGCTGAGGTTCGTGCTGAGTCCTACGGTTGCAAAGGCCGAAATGGTTTCGAAGAGTACCCGGTCCAGGCTGGCGCCGCTGATGGCCAGCAGCAAGAATGCGGATGCGCATACCAAGGTGGCGCCGGCAACGATCACCGAGATGGCTACCCGCATGGTGCCTTCGGGGATAGTGCGGCCGTAGACCTTGACGTCGTCGTCGCCCCGGGCCTCAGCGACGATGGCGAGGAACATGACCGCGATGGTCGTAACCTTGATGCCGCCCGCCGTCGATGCCGAACCGCCGCCGGCGAACATGAGCGCGTCCGACAGCAGCCTGGTGGTTGAATCCATATGGCCCTGGTCGACCAGGTTGAAGCCACCGGAGCGCGTCATGACCGAGGCGAAAATGGAATGCGTGATCTTGTCCCCAAAGCTCATGTTGGCGATGGTGTTGGTGTTGTCCCATTCCATCAGGGCCCAGAGGACTGCGCCGGCAACGAGGAGGATCAGGGATACCTGGATGGTCAGCTTTGTGTGGAGGCTCCACTTCTTCCAATTGAGGCCGTGCCGTCGAAGCACCAACATGACCGGGAAGCCGAGGCTGCCGAGGAACACGCCAAGCATGAGCGGCACAAGAATCCACAGATCGGTCTCGTACGGCACGATTCCGTCGGAATGGGGTGTGAAACCGGCATTGTTGAAGGAAGAAATCGAGTAGAAAACCCCGTGCCAGACGGCGTGCCCGAAGTCCTCGCCGAGTGTCAGGAACCGGGGAATCATCGCGACGGCCAGGACGGCCTCGATAGTCACGGAAGTCGAGATGACGATCCGCAACAAAGTACCCACTTCGCCCAAGCGTCCGGCGTTATTCATGGCCTCCTGGGCAATGAGCTTGCCCCTCACGCCCAGCCGTTTGCTGACCATGAGTGCCAGGAGGGAAGCGAGTGTCAGGGTTCCCAATCCACCGACGAAGATGCCCACGAGAATCACGAGCTGGCCGAAGAACGTCCAGTGCGTCGCCGTCGACACAACCGTCAAGCCAGTCACGCAAACGCTGGAAACAGCGGTGAACAAGGCTTGGTGGATAGGAGTGACCGAACCGTCCGCCGATGCCGCCGGCAGGGAAAGCAGACCGGTGAACAAGAGAATCGCGAAGACGTACGCCGTGAGCGCCAATCGCGCCGGAGAGGAGTTGGCGATGTTGTCGATGAAGTCGCGGATACCCGTGAAAATCCACAGGCCTCCCCGCTCCGGCTGGACGGTTTGCCAGCTGGCCGGGTCTCGGGACCTCGACTGGCTCTGAGTCATGGCAGTGCTGTTCGCTTCTGGTCGATTGATTCTGCTTTCCTGAGTAGTAAACCACTAATCACCCGGTGTAACGGGGCAGGTGGGTTCCCGCCGCTCGGGTAGCCTGTCATTGATGACTTCCTGGGCAGGCCTCCGTCCGTCCCCGCTACCAACGACGGTGGCGTGGGATCCCGCCATGACCGCATACAATTTCGGTCCCTCGCATCCGATGGCCCCCGCCCGGCTGGAACTGACGGCCAGGCTCGCCACGGCGCTCGGACTCTTCGACCTGGAGCATGTGTCCGTCCAGGCGCCCGAGGTCGCGTCCGACGTCGAACTCCTGGCAGTGCACAGTGCCGAATATGTCGCCGCGGTGCGGCGTGCAAGCGAAGACCCGACGACGCCGGACCCGGAACGCGGGCTCGGCACCGAAGATGATCCCGCTTTTGCCGGGATGCACGAAGCCAGCGCCCGGATTGCCGGTGGGTCGTTACTCGCGGCCGAGGCGGTCCTGTCCGAGACCGCGGTCCGGGCCGTCAACTTCGGCGGCGGCATGCATCACGCCTCCCGCGAGCGTGCCAGCGGCTTCTGCATCTATAACGACGCCGCACTCGCCGTGCAGAGGCTGCTCGACGGCGGTGTCCGGCGGGTCGCGTACATCGACGTCGATGCCCACCACGGCGACGGCACTCAGAGCATCTTCTGGAACGACCCGAGGGTCCTGACGATTTCCCTGCACGAAAGCGGCCTCTCGTTGTTCCCCGGAACGGGATTCGCCAATGAGATCGGCGGCCAGGACGCGCTGGGCACGGCCGTCAACGTGGCGTTGCCTGCGTGGACGGGCGACGCCGGGTGGCTGCGCGCCTTCCACGCCGTGGTACCTCAACTCGTGCAGGCCTTCGAACCGGAAGTCATCGTGAGCCAGCATGGCTGCGACTCCCACAAACTCGATCCCCTCACGCACCTCAACCTCAGCGTGGACGGCCAACGCGAGGCGGCGACCGCCGTCGCGGGCCTCGCCGCGAGGTTCTGCGAAAACCGTTGGATCGCCACCGGTGGAGGGGGCTACAACATTACGGGAGTGGTACCGCGGACGTGGAGCCATTTGATCGGCATCGTGGCCCAACATCCCGTCCAGTTGACGGCTCCGGTCCCGGAGGCTTTCCGGAGCTATGTCAGGGAGAAGTACGGGGAAACGGTGCCCGAACTCATGGGCGACGGCGTCGACACGTGGTGGCGTTCGTGGGAGGTCGGGTACGACCCCGCGGATGCCGTGGACCGTACCATCATTGCCACCCGCAAGGAGATCTTCCCCCTCTGCGGGCTGGATCCCTGGTTCGACTGATGCGTGTTCGTCCAGTCGGTGTAAGGCTCGGGTCAACACCGCGTGCACATGCGAAATAGTTGATGCCTTTTGGCGTATATGTCGCTAGGGTGGGAGGCATGGTGACTGACGACGTATTTGCCGTCATTGCTGAGGCAACCCGGCGTGACATTCTGGTTTCCCTCCGCTCTGGGGATAAGGCTGTGGGGGAACTGGTGGAGGAGCTCGCCGCGAGCCAGCCCACCATTTCGAAGCATTTGAAGGTACTCCGCGAGGCCGATCTCGTCAGCATGCGCGCGCAGGGACAGAAACGCTATTACGCGTTGAACCCGAAGCCGCTCGCCGGGATTGCCAGCTGGCTGGAGACGTTCGACGTCGGTCCCGCGAAGCCCGCGGCCGAGCCCGCCACACTGGCCCGCAGCCCCCGCGCACGTGCCGCTGGCCAGGTTGCCGCGGGCCAGCCGGGCACCGCGCGGACACAGCCCGACGGCGAGCCGCTCGGCACGTCTCCGGCGAGCACCGACGTCGAACGCTCGCCTGAAACCGTTCCTACCTCCGGAGCTGTTGCCTCCGTCGCGGGTATCGACGACACCATGCCGCAGCAGATCGGCCGTACGGTTGGCCGGGCAGCCACCAAGGCTGCGGACCTCTTGGCGAACCTACCCAACCTGCCGAAGTTCGGGCGGAAGAAGTAGCAGTAAACCGGGGTGATCCCGGTCAGGCCATGATTCGCTCCTGCTGAGGTATTTCCCGCACCAGCTGAGTGGTGAAAAGCCGAAATTGAGTACATAGAAGCTACGTTTTGAGTGGTGTTGAGCATGAATTGAGTGCTGACAAATACATCACATGCTTCGCCAAAAAAATCCTCTGACCTGTTTGTTTAAAGATCTTGTCAGCACTCAGGCCATCATCTATTCTCGGTAGTCCAATTCGTCTTTACTATCGGGGGCAGGTATGACTTTTTTGGCATTTTCGAAGTTCCGGGACTGTAAAAACCAAGTGGCGGGCCTGCACCGTAATCCCGTCCGGACGCTCAGGGGGAAGCATTGA is part of the Arthrobacter ramosus genome and harbors:
- a CDS encoding ArsR/SmtB family transcription factor, with the protein product MVTDDVFAVIAEATRRDILVSLRSGDKAVGELVEELAASQPTISKHLKVLREADLVSMRAQGQKRYYALNPKPLAGIASWLETFDVGPAKPAAEPATLARSPRARAAGQVAAGQPGTARTQPDGEPLGTSPASTDVERSPETVPTSGAVASVAGIDDTMPQQIGRTVGRAATKAADLLANLPNLPKFGRKK
- a CDS encoding acetoin utilization protein AcuC, producing MTSWAGLRPSPLPTTVAWDPAMTAYNFGPSHPMAPARLELTARLATALGLFDLEHVSVQAPEVASDVELLAVHSAEYVAAVRRASEDPTTPDPERGLGTEDDPAFAGMHEASARIAGGSLLAAEAVLSETAVRAVNFGGGMHHASRERASGFCIYNDAALAVQRLLDGGVRRVAYIDVDAHHGDGTQSIFWNDPRVLTISLHESGLSLFPGTGFANEIGGQDALGTAVNVALPAWTGDAGWLRAFHAVVPQLVQAFEPEVIVSQHGCDSHKLDPLTHLNLSVDGQREAATAVAGLAARFCENRWIATGGGGYNITGVVPRTWSHLIGIVAQHPVQLTAPVPEAFRSYVREKYGETVPELMGDGVDTWWRSWEVGYDPADAVDRTIIATRKEIFPLCGLDPWFD
- a CDS encoding potassium channel family protein, giving the protein MLVIGLGRFGAATAEQLVKQGREVLAIERDRTLVQNWASVLTHVVEADATNIDALRQLGAQEFSSAVVGVGTSIESSVLITVNLVDLGIEHLWVKAITASHGKILTRIGANHVIYPEADAGVRAAHLVSGRMLDFIEFDDDFAIVKMYPPKETVGFTLDESKVRSKYGVTIVGVKSPGEDFTYARPDTKVSGRDMLIVSGHVDLLERFAARP
- a CDS encoding TrkH family potassium uptake protein; its protein translation is MTQSQSRSRDPASWQTVQPERGGLWIFTGIRDFIDNIANSSPARLALTAYVFAILLFTGLLSLPAASADGSVTPIHQALFTAVSSVCVTGLTVVSTATHWTFFGQLVILVGIFVGGLGTLTLASLLALMVSKRLGVRGKLIAQEAMNNAGRLGEVGTLLRIVISTSVTIEAVLAVAMIPRFLTLGEDFGHAVWHGVFYSISSFNNAGFTPHSDGIVPYETDLWILVPLMLGVFLGSLGFPVMLVLRRHGLNWKKWSLHTKLTIQVSLILLVAGAVLWALMEWDNTNTIANMSFGDKITHSIFASVMTRSGGFNLVDQGHMDSTTRLLSDALMFAGGGSASTAGGIKVTTIAVMFLAIVAEARGDDDVKVYGRTIPEGTMRVAISVIVAGATLVCASAFLLLAISGASLDRVLFETISAFATVGLSTNLSAELPPSGVYVLAALMFAGRIGTITLASALALRQRRQLFHYPEERPIIG